The Streptomyces camelliae genome window below encodes:
- a CDS encoding LLM class flavin-dependent oxidoreductase yields the protein MSSTPPSRLHLAVALDGTGWHPASWREPVARPRELFTAGYWADLVAEAERGLLDFVTVEDGLGPQSSHLFDPDERTDQVRGRLDAVLIASRVAPLTRHIGLVPTVVATHTEPFHISKAIATLDYVSTGRAGLRVQISGRPNEAAHFGRRTIGRIEAYDSPAAQEVVTELFDEAADYVEVVRRLWDSWEDDAEIRDAATGRFIDRDKLHYIGFEGRFFNVKGPSITPRPPQGQPLVTALAHQTVPYRLVARQADVGYVTPHDAAQARAIVTEIRAEQEAAGRAGQTLHVFGDLVVLLDDSRAEAEARRDRLDTLAGEPYTSDARIFTGTAAQLADLLEELASAGLTGFRLRPAVAGHDLPRISRDLVPELQRRGRFRDAYEAGTLRGLLGLARPANRYAAA from the coding sequence GTGTCCTCAACTCCCCCTTCCCGTCTGCACCTCGCCGTCGCCCTGGACGGCACCGGCTGGCACCCCGCCTCCTGGCGTGAGCCGGTCGCCCGCCCCCGCGAGCTGTTCACCGCCGGCTACTGGGCCGACCTGGTCGCCGAGGCCGAGCGCGGTCTGCTCGACTTCGTGACCGTCGAGGACGGCCTCGGTCCGCAGTCCTCGCACCTCTTCGACCCCGACGAGCGCACCGACCAGGTCCGCGGCCGGCTCGACGCGGTGCTCATCGCCTCCCGGGTCGCGCCGCTCACCCGGCACATAGGCCTGGTCCCGACCGTGGTGGCCACGCACACCGAGCCGTTCCACATCTCCAAGGCGATCGCCACCCTCGACTATGTGAGCACCGGCCGTGCGGGCCTGCGCGTGCAGATCAGCGGCCGGCCGAACGAGGCCGCCCACTTCGGCCGCCGTACCATCGGCCGGATCGAGGCCTATGACAGCCCGGCCGCGCAGGAGGTCGTCACCGAGCTGTTCGACGAGGCCGCCGACTACGTCGAGGTGGTGCGCCGGCTCTGGGACAGCTGGGAGGACGACGCCGAGATACGGGACGCGGCGACCGGCCGCTTCATCGACCGGGACAAGCTGCACTACATCGGGTTCGAAGGCCGCTTCTTCAACGTCAAGGGCCCGTCCATCACGCCCCGGCCGCCGCAGGGCCAGCCGCTGGTCACCGCCCTCGCCCACCAGACGGTGCCGTACCGGCTCGTGGCAAGGCAGGCCGACGTCGGCTACGTCACCCCGCACGACGCGGCGCAGGCCCGCGCGATCGTCACCGAGATCCGCGCCGAGCAGGAGGCGGCGGGCCGGGCCGGTCAGACCCTGCACGTCTTCGGCGACCTCGTCGTCCTCCTCGACGACAGCCGGGCCGAGGCGGAGGCCCGCCGCGACCGCCTGGACACGCTCGCCGGTGAGCCGTACACCAGCGACGCCCGGATCTTCACCGGTACGGCTGCCCAACTGGCCGATCTGCTGGAGGAGCTGGCGTCGGCCGGGCTGACCGGGTTCCGGCTGCGGCCCGCCGTCGCCGGCCACGACCTGCCCCGCATCAGCCGCGACCTGGTACCCGAACTCCAGCGCCGGGGCCGCTTCCGGGACGCCTACGAGGCCGGCACGCTGCGCGGCCTGCTGGGCCTCGCCCGCCCCGCCAACCGCTACGCAGCCGCCTGA